One part of the Carassius auratus strain Wakin unplaced genomic scaffold, ASM336829v1 scaf_tig00009517, whole genome shotgun sequence genome encodes these proteins:
- the LOC113072570 gene encoding fucolectin-5-like, whose protein sequence is MFSENLALRGTAVQSSTYYTSGAAQAIDGIKYSPSGKPIPGETDTYCSITSYQLNPWWRLDLLDSYNISNVIVTNRGDGWVEQTRGVEIRIGNSLENNGNNNPRCGVTSSVPLGSSVSFSCGGMEGRYVNMYLPNIQQHLTLCEVEVYGTASCEEYK, encoded by the exons atgttttcagagaatttggcattaAGAGGAACGGCTGTACAGTCGAGCACATATTACACTTCTGGAGCTGCACAGGCCATCGACGGCATCAAATACTCTCCTTCAGGTAAACCCATTCCAGGCGAAACCGATACATACTGCTCCATCACATCATACCAGCTCAACCCGTGGTGGAGGCTGGACCTGCTGGATTCTTACAACATTTCCAACGTGATCGTCACCAACAGAGGCGACGGCTGGGTGGAGCAAACGAGAGGAGTAGAGATCCGCATCGGAAACTCTCTGGAAAACAACGGTAACAACAATCCCAG atgtGGTGTCACTTCATCTGTCCCATTAGGAAGTTCTGTCAGTTTCTCTTGCGGTGGAATGGAAGGTCGTTATGTGAACATGTACCTCCCTAACATCCAGCAGCATCTCACACTGTGTGAGGTGGAGGTTTATGGAACAG cctCCTGTGAAGAGTACAAATGA